TGGATAAGGTTCGTCATCTGGGTTGTTCTGGGTAAGTAGTCAACTTAACAATAAATTCTACTCTATAATTCTAACGAATGAGCACTGTCAATTACAATGAAGGGAATTAACTTAGGGCCCATTCAGGCTTAGTTATTTACCCGCTGTTAAGTTGGCTTCATTGGCCGATCATCGCTAATTTTGGTGGGCAGGTCACCAACTTAACCGAGTAACTAAGCCTAAACGTGATGAATATCGGAAAGAAATTGAAAGATTATGGTGAATATCATGGTAAATATACCAACAGTCgcaaataaacacattttaactaGGGCCCTCCATCCAACGCTCACTTGAACATGAACATGATAAGCGTATTTTGGCCGGATCTATTTGTACAATTGAGAGATCTCAAATGTGTGTCTCCTGGCAGAGTTTATAAATCTCTGATTTCTCTTGTCATTTTTAAATAGGTTTAATTATATACGGTTGCTACGGATACAGTCACAGCATTGCCAATCAAGACGCCATTGGATTTGTACCACTTGTCGACACACACCTACTAAACGACGCGGGACAGACAGAAAACGGTGATACAACATATGGTGGAACCAATGGCATAAACCAGACGTAGTTATACATTTATGTGCCTCATAACTGTGTTACAGTGACATTAACAATGTTTTAAACGGCGCCCAGTACAAATACATTCAATTGATGTAATCTGATGGACTTCTAAATTATTAGATATTACTTGAGATTATTATGCGCATGTTTACGAGATCTAAGACCTTTTCatattaatgaattaatatCTGTTCTAGTATAATCAACGGGTAGTTcaatttatactttattatatgcctgtaaaatttatatttgtaacgTACAGTAGCTTTTATATTTAGTATTGGACCAAGACGATTTCTTATTTATTAGGATGAGTAAGTTATACAGTAATCTACACCTACACCAAATATCAAATGAATGGAAAAAACCACAACAATGCGAATGAGGACGAGACGTATAAACTATTCACACTGCCTTATTGATATCTTGATTAAATGATCTAACATGTAATTGGATGTGTTTGATTGTGTACTttcatgtattttataaatgtGATAATTATAGGATATACAATGATATAACCTATTTTCTGTATCGCGTGATGATATACCTTCTCTTGCGCTTTTAAGCTTCAATACATAATGACACTGACTCAAAAACATTTGTCAATAATATCTGTTACTACCACGTAAATTATGTTACGCCTCTCggtttattaaaatgataatttatcacacgaataaagttttttttttttttaactaataCTGTGCGTACTAGTACTTGACTCTTTCTACAGCGAACGTCTTGCCGATGTGTTCCATGctatattggaagacaccaaCCATCCTCTTCATAACAACATTATTGGCTCCGTTATCGTTAGAAGTGGTAGAATGAGGACGGTGAATGCACAGACGGACCGTTACAAGTGCTCGTTCTACCCAGCTGGGATAAGGcattataacaaaacatttgttaGATAGTCTCCcttatatttatagttatttttttagGCAAGCCAAGGTTTAtgagcactgtaatttccattaattttttggacaataaatgaatctgtatctgtatctgtatctgtaaatatatgaaaatacaaaacatgTATAATATTTTAGAGTAAGATTGTTAAAATACTTACAATTTCCAAGATCTGTATATGGTAATTCCTATGTAATACGCGTAGAAAGTattgaatttaaatttgtttatgacTTGAGGTCAGCTAGTACTTATGACGTATAACAAATGCGTGCACGTCTATGATTTCTGGCGACATATTCACGACAGAAACTACTTCAAGCAATTATGTAATATTGACAAAATTAAACTGagaaattatctttatttatttcgttGTCATTTTGATTAGTAAAACTAATAAAGGCTATTTAGAAACAGTTCGTCGCGTGTGAATGCAATAAGGTTTTTTTTCTTAGCAtcaatcattatcatctattATGGAATGATTGTTTATTCGATTCTCTGCTATACGTATACATTTTGTACTGTAGAGCCTTCAACATAACTTAACCGATCCTTCCTTGATTCAGGTATCTCTCATTTGTCAACTACTATCAAGAATGCTATTGTGCATGGTTTTACCGATGTGTGAGATATTATCTCTCTCGAAGTGCCATATCATGAGACTTTGGCGATCATGTTGTGCCACAATTCTCTGTCTATTGCCATATTCAGCAACTCTACTTCTTTGGTATTCTCGCCTCTATTCCGAATCCATTCAGCTATGCTGGCCAACCAAGTGACTCTTTTCCTCCCTCTGCTCCTTCTTCCTTCTATTTTCCCCGTTAATGCCAAGTTCTCCAGACCTCCCTTCCTCAACACATGTCCCATGAATCTCATCTGTCTAATCCTAATATCCTTCAGTAGTTTCCTGCATACTCCAGCTCTTATCAATACATCTTCATTACTAACTCTATCTGTCCATGGAATTCTCATCATTCTCTTTAGAAACCACATCTCACAGCTTTCCAATCTTTTTCTGAGGTCAGTTGTGATTGACCAGGCTTCACTTCCATACATCAGCACAGGATAGATGTAGCAGTTTAATACACGCAACCTGGTTTCCATACTCATCGCACAGTTCTTCAAGATATTCTCCATTTCTCCAAATGCGGATTTCGCAAAGACTATCCTTCTCTTTATCTCCGTTACACACCTGGCATCATCTGTTATTTTGCTCCCAAGATAGTTAAAAGAGGACACCTGCTGAATTAACTGGTCTCCTGCTTGAAGGTTACACGTTGGACTCTCCTTTTTTGACACTACTAAACACTCTGTCTTACTACAATTTATAGACAGACCCATCTTTTTGCTCTCTACTACAACCACATCCAGCAACCTTTGGAGATCTTCAGCTGACTCTGCCAGTAGaactgtgtcatctgcatatctGATGGTTGTAATATTTCTACCACAAATTCTCAAACCCTTCTCATTATCTAGCTCTCTCAAGATCAACTCGCTATAGTAGTTAAACAAGTCTGGTGACATTACACAGCCCTGTCTCACTCCTCTTCCAATACTTGTGTAGTCACTGTAACATGCAGTCTGTttccagtacaaattttgcAACAATCTAAGATCCTTTCCATGTAGGTCAAGCTTGCTAAGTTCTTGAAATAGCTACTCATGCCTTACTTTGTCAAATGCCTTGGTGTAGTCTATGAAACACATGTATACATCTTTCTGCATCTCCACTGCCCTTTCAGTTATCATTCTTATCACAAAGATGGCATTCCTGGTGCCTGAATCCTTTACAAAACCAAACTGCTCACTCCCAATCTCTGGTTTTAATCTGCTTCTTGCTCTCATAAGTAGTATCCTCAGAATGATCTTGGTGACATGACTCATGAGGGTGATTGTACGATGTTTTTCACATTCTACAGCACCTGGTTTCTTCGGAAGGGCAATAAAAATGGACTTACTCAAGTCCTCAGGGAAGCTTCCATCCTCGTATATCTTATTGATCACTTCAGGTAACTTTTCCACTCCATACTCTTCTAATGCCTCAATCATCTCGATGACTACACCATCCGGTCCTGCCGCCTTATTCTTCCTCAATATCTTGATTGCTGTTCGTACTTCTGCTTTCAAGATCTTCGGTCCTTCTTCTGAGTCAGGAAAGCTTGGCATTGCTTgtctaacataaaaaaacagcTCCCCGATATACTCTGTCGATCTTTTCAAAATATCAGTCTTTTCAACAAGCATTGTTCCATCTTTTGCCTTAATGCATCCAGAGTTTGAGCAGCCAGACTTCCTTCCAGTGATCTCATTTAGTCTCTGATAAATCTTGTGGTTGTTGTTCTCTAGTCCACTCTCAATCTCCTCACACTGTGTGTTAAGCCACTTTTCTTTTGCCTCCCTGCACTTTTGCTTAATTTCTCTATCTAGATCTTTATATTCTTTACTTGATCTACTACTAATCTTCTGTTGATCCGTCATCATTGATAGTATCTCTTCCGACACCCATATGTTCTTCCTTATCTCTCTTTCTTAGGTAAGGATTCTTTGGCTGTCTCAACAAGGATGTCTCTCATTGCATCCCACGTAATCTCTTCACCTTCGTCTACAAGGATGTCAAACTTATTCCTCACTTGAATGGAATATTCCAAACGGATCTCCGGACTGTTTAGCTGCTCAAAGTCTAATTTCTGTACATTTTTGGCTTTCTTCACCTTTTTTAACTTTGATTGAAGTGTGCAAACCACTGGAATGTGGTCACTTCCACAATCTGCCCCTGGATATGTTTTTGCATGAGTCACTGCCCTTTTCCACCTACTGTTTACTGCAATGTAGTCAATCTGATTCCTCGTCACATCACCAGGGCTCTTCCATGTGTATATTCGTCTGGGATGCTCTTTAAACCATGTATTTGTTATGGTCATATCCTTAGCTTTACACCAGTTCACCCATCTGTCGCCACGCGCATTTCTTTCACCCATCCTATGCTCTCCAACTGTGTTTCCATCTTGTTCATGGCCAACCTTTGCATTCAGATCACCCATGATGAAATTTATCTCATCTGATTTGCATTGGGATTTGGTCTAAGGTCCCATAAAAGTTATCTATCTCTTCATCTGTGCTGTCAGCTGTAGGTGCATAAACCACTATGATAGAGATATTGAAGGGTTGTCCCTGCAGTTTGACCAGCATAACTCTTTCACTCACAGCCCAATAGCCCAGCATACATTTAGCCATATCACCATCCAAAAGCAACCCTACACCTTTTACATGTTTGTCTCCTCCAGCGTAAATCATCTTGTAATCATCAATCATAAATTCACCATTATTTGTCCAATGAGTTTCATTTATCCCTAATATATTGATATTGAGTCTTATCATTTCCTGGTTAACATTTTCAAGTTTGCCATCTTGATACAAGGTCCTCACATTCCACGTTCCTAGTCTGATTGTACTTCTATTGAGATATTATAGtttaatcaaatatttaaaagattCTTGTCTCACTGTTTCTATCGATTGTTTGATAATTTCAGAGCTAGCATTACTGCTACCAGAATCACAGTAAGCATGTATCAAGTCAAGACAAGTGAATGAATTCTATTTGTGAACTTAATTTAGAATCAAAGTAGCCAATATCCTGGAGGCACTGACAAGTATATGGATACTCTTAGATTGGTATCGTTTAGCACATTTCATTGCAAGGCAAAATGATGCAATTGCCAACTCTTCTAGATTCCCTAGTCTAACATCTGTGTGATCACACATCAATATACTTTATACAAGTGTAAGGCTACGATGTACTATATCATAATCGATTATGTATCCATACCGTATGATGTCTGTAACGAATGTAATATAAAAACTCTACCATATTATCTTTGACAGATGGTGATTCAAAACATGCCCACGGAtttatatcattgactttttgACGATCAAGTAGTAACTTACAATACTCCTTATTGCATACTCATAATCataattttcaaattgtttatAGAAACATCCCGagatttgtttttaatgataGGCGTGTATTGTGAGACGGCAAGTGTTTGAAACTAATAACTAGACTCTAGAGTGGCGTTGGggataattatgtatttttatttgatacatTAAAGTTTATGTACTTCAAATCTAACAAAAATGAATTATGTTATGAATATCACTCGATTGCATTTTGTCTACTTCAATAGGCATTTTCGATatataattgtacataaataaacGCTTGGTTTCGTTGTTGTGTTCTCATGCATAAAAGAATGCAAGCTTCGCAATTACAAACACTAAAATAATATGTGGACTCATCCACTAAGCGAAATTACTAATTCTGTATATTATTGCCCAGTATTAAATAACTAttcaagatatattgtcccctttTCGattttttaatatgtcattttaatgttacataatagttatttactttggCCAAAAActaaatcgaaaaaaaaaaatatttacttgaaaaaatgaaattgaaagcaaaaaaatacttagattgtctgtcagacaatggtttgtggttaaaattaaacgtttctCTTGtcttttgggttttttttttacagaagtgcaTAACTTTATTGATCATCATTTTCCATGTCTTTGtgggacaatgcatctttaccGTTTTAGTCTATTTCTACATGAGAATGGCTAATGGACACAAGTTCGTTGGGGGatggagggggggggggtgggggggtTAGGGGTGGCTTTGTCAAATAATTGTCCCTTAATAGAGATGTCTCTTTGACACTCTTTCGATCGTTTTAAGGGAAGTGTACCATAAGAGATTTCCACTAAATAGAGGTGCCATCCATTTACTGTTTTACTATAACTTGACAAGAATAAACACAATACAAGTCCTATACCAATGGATAGACTAGTCCTAAtaattcttattattatattaaacagtttattttcggtaattaataataatatataactatAGTTCTGTGAATTCTAATCAAATTATTGGAATTATTATCATGGGATATTTTGGCaaaataagatcgaaacagtactgtctgcagattggatattaCGCTCCTCTACTTTCTACTATAGACATATATAGTATGTTGTTTTTAGTTGTGAATactattagcattttgcaaagcacgctcgttgagcttgtgcactctttatgttcataatcagtgtaccatctcccgcatacctggctcaatatataggctatattgtgccagttctgcggtacatttcatttcgaaacctgagctgcactgacgagatctaataagatcgaaacagtactgtctgcagattggatatatatatatatagtcagatccaaatttaagagtgaaattaactctcatgacagccaaaatttgggcagtcacctttgcggcacatcttgcaaaacttgttcattggttgattctactgtaaccaaactggccgcattttttggataagacaatcaattaataaggttgctgagataatgtccttccgaaattgctatcttagtgtttcattttgataccgtcgccatgttaaaaataagaataattcctattctacactgtatgtaacatgtatacagattataccgtttgcactgtatatactatatgacacaaaattgacagaattcagcactaacagcatatgatattcttcagttcaggtcataatgccataatctttttccgtgtgcaaaattccaacgtatgacgtgcgcgtggcgtttgtcgtgcggataactaactcgtcaaagtgacgagttcaaatctagtatttataTTCCAATGATGACACGATATTCCTGTTCAGAAAGCTTTCATTTTATACGTGTACGCACTCATAACTATAATCTTTGAATTTTATAGTAAACTCAtccaataaaatgttattactgGAACTTTATTTTGTGTCCATTTTTTTGTCAGTTTATCAAACAAATATATAACCAGCTTTTTTCAGTGACCTTAACTTTAACGTAATTATTAAGGTGAATCGAATAATCTATAGGTTAAACAACTGGCGTTTAATCAATTGAAtgaatatatataggcctatatcagtatatatcaccgggcggtttagaattagtgttctttgcctactgtgtttatatattatatatatatattgatgtTACTTGAACGAGTATTTTAACGTTAAGATGTCTAGGCTTAAAAGAGCTCTTTCCAATATCAATCGTAAAAAGCTTCTGGATGAAGATGTACTTGAGACACAGCTCGAAAGATGCCTTACCACCTGGGATATGACGCTACTCGGCATCGGCGCTATAGTAGGCTCAGGATTGTTTGTATTAACTGGCGAGGTTGCTGCCAACACAGCTGCGCCATCTGTAAGTCTGTCGTATTTCATTGCCGGAATCGCAGCACTACTGGCTGCAATTTTCTACGCCGAGTTTGGTGCAAGAATTCCAAAAGCGGGATCTGCGTATATATTCGCATATGTGGCAGTTGGAGAGATCTGGGCTTTTTTGGTAGGTTGGAATATTCTCTTGGAGTACGTAGTAGGAGCATCTGCCACAGCAAAAGCATTCAGTGGATATTTTGATGAATTAACTGGCGGCTACATTAACCAGTTTATAATAGATACACTTCTTGGTGGAGAGGAATGGCAGTCTGATATCTTTTCTGACTTTCCGAACATTATGGCAGCtcttttaattgtaatattaattatccTAGTTTCATCAGGAGCTGCCCTATCCACAAAACTTAACAGCGTAGTTGTTGTAACAAGTCTAGGGCTTGTTCTAGGGCTTGTCGTATTTATGTTCGTAACATCTATGTTTTACGCTGATGTCTCAAACTGGTCTGTAGGAAATGGTTACTTTGCGTACGGATTTACAGGTACCTTATCGGGTGCGGCAACATGTTTTTATGCGTATCTTGGGTTCGAAGTTATTGCTGTCTCCGGTGAGGAGGCAAAAACACCAGCTAAAAGTATACCTCTGGCTACGATATACTCGTTTAGTGTTTCTGCATCTTGCTACATTATAGCTTCAATTGGATTGACATTAATGGTTCCTTCCTTCCTTCTTGGCTGCGTTTGAATATGTTGGCTTAGACTGGGCAAAATACATCGTTAGTATAGGAGCTGTACTTGCGATTCTTACCTCTTCGTTTGGAATTATATTTCCTCTACCACGATCACTTTACGCAATAGCAAGTGATGGTCTTCTTTTTAAAGTATTTGCTAAGGTAAATGAACGAACGAAAGTACCAATATTTGGAGTCGTTTTCTTTGGGATATTTTCAATCATTTTAGCAATATTTTTTGATCTAGATGCTCTTATAGAATTTCTATCGATTGGCACCTTGTGCGGCTTCTCTTTTGTCGCCGCATCTGTAATAATTGTCAGATACTCACCAGAATTGTGCAACATCACAATACGCAACCCAAGAGGCCGCCCTGTCGTCTATAATAAAATTTCTAATGGAGAGATTAGTGACATTTTAGAGGAACCTGGAACTATTTCTAGTGAGAAGGAATTATTAACTGGACGATTGAAGGAACGCTTCCAATGTCTTGCCTTTCTTGAGAGTTCAGTGCCCGATGAAACAGTTGTGTACTGTTTAGCCTTCAGTGTAATTTGTGAATTTATGACAGCAATTGTTCTTGTCTATAAATATGAAGACTTGTTAGCAGGAGATTGGTGGGCTGTGATATGTGTCATCATTCTTGGTTCTCTTGCGATATTGTCATTTATGGTAATACCAATGCACCACCAAAGTGAGATTGAACTCGATTTCAAGGTATTGATTCATTTTAACTAACACCAAGTAGATAAAATAACATATCGGGTATAAGACGAACTTGGCATCTGGGTGGGGTAAATATTTCAGAAGTGAAATAAGACCTCCCTTATTCTTTCATGTTTATATGAGTCACAACGATAAGTAAACATCCTCTGAAAGACGGTTCGGTTGTGTTTTGGATGGATACCCGCCATCAACTTCATATCAAATATTGTCTTATTGCGGAGAGGGAGTCACTGTAATTCTATGACAGGCCATGATGCCCTCTGACGTCATTACACCATCAGCATAGatagtataatattataattaatagtataattcaaatattcatattgGCATAGGGATCATCATTCATTTAACACAATAAAATATCTATCTTTCCATCTAGGTTCCATTAGTTCCATTCTTTCCATTTGCAAGTATAACGTTGAACTTGATCCTGATGGCTGAATTGGACAGTTATACCTGGATAAGGTTCGTCTGGGTTGTTCTTGGTAAGTAGTCAACTTTGTAAATGCTAAGCAGGAACGAGCACGGTCAATTACAATGAAGGGAATTAACGTTACTTAGGGCCCATTCAGACATAGTTATTTACCCGCTGTTAAGATGGCTTCATCGGCCGATCATCACTACCTTTGATGGTTAGGTCAGAGAAGagtaattacaatttatttcaCTCCCCTCTGAGACTTAACCGGCTAATAAATCCTGAATATCGGTATGTCGGAAAGAAATTGAAAGATCATATACCAACAGAAAAAACAGAATGTGCAAGTCTAATGTATACCAAATTTGAACTAGACCCCCTCCACACACCAAACCCTCATTTAAC
This is a stretch of genomic DNA from Antedon mediterranea chromosome 3, ecAntMedi1.1, whole genome shotgun sequence. It encodes these proteins:
- the LOC140043984 gene encoding craniofacial development protein 2-like, coding for MGDLNAKVGHEQDGNTVGEHRMGERNARGDRWVNWCKAKDMTITNTWFKEHPRRIYTWKSPGDVTRNQIDYIAVNSRWKRAVTHAKTYPGADCGSDHIPVVCTLQSKLKKVKKAKNVQKLDFEQLNSPEIRLEYSIQVRNKFDILVDEGEEITWDAMRDILVETAKESLPKKER